The following proteins are encoded in a genomic region of Drosophila willistoni isolate 14030-0811.24 chromosome 3R, UCI_dwil_1.1, whole genome shotgun sequence:
- the LOC6651299 gene encoding zinc finger protein 2 isoform X3 produces MSSSDVETFNGKIVYNLDGSAFIIDADNATGSVPTVSLSSNLATSQTSGAKKPRKRSTEFKVQDQDAGEHPEEEPEVEAEAEERADKSESSSFGLSWKGYRSGSRSVSANATGKLADSSESRASPKIHSFRVVSAQDASTNCPDPSSAFRIQKPILMCFICKLSFGNVKSFSLHANTEHRLNLQELEQQLLNREYSSAIIQRNMDEKPQISFLQPLDVNPAICGSGEEMLQPSGEKLSGDVDAQAHFPADLASTSEEPDREPSLDLETQTETGEKQDKEHDDLAAASALSPKVAVSTSTVKFGSLNSVTAKTNNLSKVSSSTTSSSVSATTATPTATTEASKGETSSSAELEDPSTDNLSSDKSTKVSQGVKSSTIDDVKSPAVSASNSASPTQHPEVVDPALIAADFLQQHLQSLQQQAASMFPPMHPQAPAQSQLSSFHASLAALAANEQNVNGVKLLTEFLQQQLQQQHLQQQQQSQQQQLQQHPLFPAVCPDHPEIKGVDCKSCELLDIQQRIKSPPPASSASQQTSQQHSQRSPSSTSMAISPSASSVASVGNPASGTSSFTIGACSEHINGRPQGVDCARCEMLLNSARLNSGVQMSTRNSCKTLKCPQCNWHYKYQETLEIHMREKHPDGESACGYCLAGQQHPRLARGESYSCGYKPYRCEICNYSTTTKGNLSIHMQSDKHLNNMQELNSSQNMVAAAAAAANAKILLPTPPTQGAGGSVGGVCGMGSVAPSGGNNVANSVTTSSVGNPLGSTTSVTTNAAANAKPKPSFRCDICSYETSVARNLRIHMTSEKHTHNMAVLQNNIKHIQAFNFLQQQQQQQQGNAGGTPNTTSPGGNNFLPEVALADLAYNQALMIQLLHQQQQQQQHLQPSSNSKLSPTSSSPVSTPEQFAFSPKPLKMAHGMGPMMGSAMGLGVGMGMLHPSEAGSGSGSGTGGSLDVIHPMNKPDVWPTALYSCLICDCFSSNNLDDLNQHLLVDRSRQSSNASEDIMVIQNNNYICKLCNYKTNLKANFQLHSKTDKHLQKLNFLNHIREGGPANEYKLQYQPQLAANVVQLKCNCCDFHTNSIQKLSLHTQQMRHDTMRMIFQHLLCLVQQSSMSKATAPGTEEESHSQSMRSYPCEGDQSQGQSNEKVLICQLCNFAAKNLHEMVQHVKGMRHMQVEQFICLQRRTENLEMPGLNEVFKITERIPGSSEDCTLESGLNLATTMGNAADNPFGTGAGSAAGASASDVNVFSPTSASSCSNSCGKNQGQPRDMSPGAADFSVATTVFKCNLCDYFVQSKKEMGVHLESVHPQADGEDFISIPTNTAALQAFQTAVAAAALAAVQRCGGAISIPSNEAVNETDTIDRECPVDIKRERLEDEDDPMTGIQNNASDRNENKSMDTLTPKPPTPDPEKSASTETSLIPPISGVQCPLCLESGFSEKSVLEAHLMNVHSVTRDGLARLLQLVDSKALREESHETQSDTNNAQTEPKAPLAGDASSSIADLPTTDDPESTPNSAISIGVPVSSSSSSVPSSSSTGIQGLSCKQCEASFKHEEQLLQHAQQTHHFPLQNGEFACLAISHSSRPCYMSFSALPAMITHFRDAHMSLVISERHVYKYRCKQCSLAFKTQEKLTTHMMYHSMRDATKCSLCQRNFRSTQALQKHMEQTHNSECSTATSNTSPRPPSPSPSHEMDKVPVESHVFEIRGSDPAKANDICRRSPLKLESQHVKESHQISAPMSPCSLGHEASQAQQQQHFAALTAALLKQQQQQQQCQQDIVGLSNEAISAMDLQVQAQSQSQHGAFGPGLGTAGINPQSLQGLQNLQNLQHMQQQLSAAAAASGMPINPVDMLNLMQFHHLMSLNFMNLAPPLIFGGNSAGNTSASGSGATGQNNGIPTSSVAAVSGSVDLPQSGNTVVPAGESGPPQAQHSGNSNAQQLSSNQKRARTRITDDQLKILRAHFDINNSPSEESIMEMSQKANLPMKVVKHWFRNTLFKERQRNKDSPYNFNNPPSTTLNLEEYERTGQAKVTPLNDVGSASSSVTAISTGTPSLPASTPTTTGTAPKSNPAPGPSASRPGSTNSSGNISDYLANNLCFGQSGDKQDPGLGGLPFPLEVQIKAEPQDENIGASDFSFQKKQQQQPQQLQQQQQQNQQQAFNFLKQQQQGDSSEHGTMLHDAEGFHEQPLSTSAAASVSSMSGIQHFQCQQPIQSNNFETKSESGSSDVMSRPPTPNSVVASNLYGSMNDLLSQQLDSMGSNMGPPKKLQISSKVSSGGSVSVAIAGSACAQFENNSSNSSNSSSSTSGGKRANRTRFTDYQIKVLQEFFENNSYPKDSDLEYLSKLLLLSPRVIVVWFQNARQKQRKIYENQPNNSLYENEEAKKQNINYACKKCNLVFQRYYELIRHQKNHCFKEENNKKSAKAQIAAAQIAQNLSSEDSNSSMDIHHAAAAAAAVSLGTGSTVISAGSQQTPHGSQTFGASPSPQHLFSKSSSLTDFSPSTTPTPPHRERSNSLDHQQHQQQQQQQRLGKFECDKCDLQFSHLEPLREHQLMHLMNPGLFGSGGGAASQDASYGPFGSILQSLQQAAQHQQQQQQQQQQQQQQQQQQQQPPPAKKRKYSDNSSNPDDATSVGELETAQKKYDFLYQYFMQHESNAELKQQFLMQQHPQGAESDFELEFLSNFYQQSELKKVSNYDFLFQYYRKNEETVNAKQPQQLFSSSKKPTIEFLLQYYQLNESKKFFQLVASPPAIPDGSGFQPSPQLPNATADEAMNVVGNQELETGQDEDGEQMLQNHSEQEREPSCDGNSKDNLDKNSQERLNNNNISLSLSEKHHFDGFRCVSGQSLEKPVIPISMSASDDEKDRQRVQKADDKSQYLQNLEDFLDASMIENNSQTLTFNDDDNASQRGDVLPVAAVAATAAKSNTNDVEKSSLDSSGTQQLNAPSKQNKRLRTTILPEQLNFLYECYQTESNPSRKMLEEISKKVNLKKRVVQVWFQNSRAKDKKSRNQRQYAHISDENSFDGSAGSKEPSLKGKSLSFVQDHDASDLQDCQLCQVSQVNMQKHAFSVEHICKMKELLEQTSELYANSGSGSGSDDNDSDREKRFYSLSKALLLQHVVSNAASAAAAGNGLGNNADCMPDANCLLAFDQAAGDRKGQVQRGNKDEDDEEVAEAIQNAGGNRELMQQLFNRNHITGKSNGHFSQYTCNLPD; encoded by the exons ATGTCCAGTTCTGATGTTGAAACGTTCAATGGCAAAATAGTTTACAATCTCGATGGCAGCGCCTTTATTATCGATGCAGACAATGCCACTGGGTCTGTGCCCACCGTCAGTTTAAGTTCCAATCTAGCCACATCCCAGACATCCGGAgcaaaaaaaccaagaaagaGATCAACCGAGTTTAAGGTGCAGGACCAAGACGCAGGTGAGCACCCCGAAGAAGAGCCAGAGgtagaggcagaggcagaggagCGAGCAGACAAATCCGAATCCAGCAGTTTTGGCTTGAGCTGGAAAGGATACAGATCCGGTTCCCGTTCCGTTTCCGCCAACGCAACTGGGAAATTAGCCGATTCAAGTGAGAGCAGAGCAAGTCCAAAGATACACTCATTCCGTGTAGTTTCCGCGCAAGATGCAAGCACAAATTGCCCGGATCCAAGCAGTGCATTTCGTatacaaaaaccaattttGATGTGCTTCATATGCAAACTGTCGTTTGGCAACGTCAAGTCCTTCAGCTTGCATGCGAACACGGAACACAGACTCAACCTGCAGGAGCTAGAGCAGCAACTGCTGAATCGCGAGTATTCCAGTGCCATCATTCAGCGCAACATGGATGAAAAACCGCAGATATCGTTTCTTCAGCCCCTGGACGTTAATCCCGCTATTTGTGGGTCTGGTGAAGAAATGCTTCAGCCCTCGGGGGAGAAGCTATCTGGCGATGTCGATGCACAGGCACATTTTCCGGCTGATTTAGCCAGCACCAGTGAAGAACCCGATCGAGAGCCGAGCCTGGACCTCGAGACGCAAACAGAGACGGGTGAGAAGCAAGATAAAGAGCACGATGACCTGGCAGCCGCATCAGCATTATCGCCTAAAGTAGCAGTTAGCACTTCAACTGTGAAATTTGGTTCCTTAAACTCAGTAACAGCAAAGACTAATAACCTATCAAAAGTATCCTCATCAACCACATCGTCCAGCGTATCTGCAACGACAGCCACACCCACAGCCACAACGGAAGCATCCAAGGGCGAGACCTCATCGTCTGCTGAGCTGGAGGACCCTAGTACTGATAATCTAAGTAGTGATAAGTCAACCAAGGTTAGCCAAGGAGTAAAGTCCTCTACGATAGATGATGTAAAAAGCCCCGCAGTGTCTGCTTCTAATTCCGCCTCGCCGACCCAGCACCCTGAGGTCGTGGATCCGGCCTTAATAGCCGCCGATTTCCTGCAACAGCATCTGCAATCTCTACAGCAGCAAGCAGCCAGCATGTTCCCACCGATGCACCCGCAGGCTCCAGCGCAATCGCAGCTAAGTTCCTTTCACGCGTCCCTGGCAGCCCTTGCGGCCAACGAACAGAACGTCAATGGAGTCAAGCTTCTCACCGAGTTTCTGCAGCAACAGTTGCAACAGCAACACttacagcagcaacaacagtcacagcagcaacaattacAACAGCACCCACTATTCCCAGCCGTCTGCCCGGATCATCCGGAAATAAAAGGAGTCGATTGCAAGAGCTGCGAACTCCTAGACATCCAGCAGCGCATCAAATCACCGCCACCAGCTTCGTCAGCATCTCAACAAACATCTCAGCAGCACTCGCAGCGGTCTCCCAGCAGTACATCCATGGCCATTTCACCGAGCGCCTCCTCGGTGGCTAGCGTTGGAAATCCGGCGAGCGGTACGTCCAGTTTCACGATCGGTGCCTGCTCTGAGCACATTAACGGAAGACCTCAAGGAGTTGATTGTGCCCG TTGCGAAATGCTACTGAACTCGGCTCGTCTCAATAGTGGCGTACAGATGTCCACACGAAACTCATGCAAGACCCTCAAGTGCCCGCAGTGCAATTGGCATTACAAATATCAAGAGACCTTGGAAATTCATATGCGCGAGAAGCATCCGGATGGTGAAAGTGCATGTGGATATTGCCTAGCAG GCCAACAGCATCCACGGCTGGCACGTGGCGAGTCCTATTCCTGCGGATACAAGCCATACCGTTGCGAGATATGCAACTACTCCACTACCACAAAAGGGAATCTCTCCATCCATATGCAGTCAGACAAGCACTTGAACAACATGCAGGAGCTGAATAGTTCCCAAAACATGGTGGCTGCTGCAGCGGCAGCGGCGAATGCCAAAATTCTACTGCCCACCCCGCCAACGCAAGGAGCTGGCGGCAGTGTCGGTGGTGTCTGCGGAATGGGTTCGGTGGCCCCATCCGGAGGAAACAATGTTGCTAATAGTGTGACCACCTCGTCTGTGGGAAATCCACTGGGCTCTACCACGTCGGTAACAACAAATGCGGCAGCCAACGCCAAGCCGAAGCCTTCGTTTCGCTGTGACATCTGCAGCTACGAGACGTCGGTGGCACGCAATCTACGTATTCACATGACCAGCGAGAAGCACACCCACAACATGGCCGTGTTACAGAATAACATAAAGCACATACAGGCATTCAATTttttgcagcagcaacagcagcagcagcaaggcAATGCGGGAGGTACCCCCAACACTACCAGCCCAGGCGGCAATAACTTCCTGCCAGAGGTGGCCCTGGCCGATCTGGCTTACAATCAAGCTCTCATGATTCAACTGctgcaccagcagcagcaacagcagcagcatctgcAGCCATCGTCCAATAGCAAATTGTCGCCCACATCCTCCTCGCCCGTCAGCACACCCGAGCAATTCGCTTTCTCACCTAAGCCCCTCAAAATGGCCCACGGAATGGGCCCAATGATGGGATCTGCAATGGGTCTGGGAGTGGGCATGGGCATGCTGCATCCCAGCGAGGCTGGGTCTGGCTCTGGATCTGGAACTGGTGGCTCATTAGATGTGATACATCCCATGAACAAACCGGATGTTTGGCCCACAGCACTGTATAGTTGCTTGATCTGCGACTGCTTCAGTTCCAACAATCTGGACGATTTGAATCAGCACCTGCTTGTGGATCGTTCACGGCAATCTTCGAACGCATCCGAGGACATTATGGTCATACAGAACAACAACTACATTTGCAAGTTGTGCAACTACAAGACGAATCTTAAAGCCAACTTCCAACTGCACAGCAAAACCGACAAGCATCTACAGAAACTGAACTTCCTTAACCACATTCGCGAGGGAGGTCCGGCTAACGAGTACAAGCTGCAGTATCAACCGCAACTGGCTGCCAATGTGGTTCAGCTGAAGTGCAACTGCTGCGACTTTCACACCAATTCAATACAGAAGCTGTCGTTGCACACCCAGCAAATGCGCCATGATACGATGCGTATGATCTTCCAGCATCTGCTATGCCTTGTCCAGCAATCCTCCATGTCCAAAGCCACAGCACCGGGTACAGAAGAGGAATCTCATTCTCAGTCCATGCGTTCATATCCCTGCGAGGGTGACCAATCGCAAGGCCAGTCAAATGAGAAGGTCCTTATTTGTCAGCTTTGCAATTTTGCAGCTAAAAATCTACACGAAATGGTGCAGCATGTGAAGGGAATGAGGCACATGCAAGTTGAACAGTTCATTTGCCTGCAGCGTCGAACGGAAAACCTCGAAATGCCGGGCCTCAATGAGGTATTCAAAATCACGGAAAGGATTCCTGGAAGCTCAGAAG ATTGCACCTTAGAGAGTGGCCTGAATTTGGCCACAACAATGGGGAATGCGGCGGACAACCCATTTGGAACGGGAGCTGGATCAGCGGCTGGGGCTTCAGCTTCGGACGTCAATGTGTTCTCACCAACATCTGCTTCAAGCTGCTCGAACTCCTGCGGCAAGAACCAAGGACAACCACGCGATATGTCTCCAGGTGCCGCAGATTTCAGTGTCGCCACCACGGTGTTTAAGTGCAATCTCTGCGATTATTTCGTGCAATCCAAAAAGGAGATGGGAGTCCACTTGGAGTCTGTGCATCCGCAAGCCGACGGCGAAGACTTCATTAGCATTCCCACGAACACAGCTGCCCTACAAGCTTTCCAGACAGCCGTTGCAGCCGCCGCCCTCGCAGCCGTACAGCGGTGCGGAGGTGCCATCAGTATTCCTTCCAACGAAGCGGTGAACGAGACGGACACCATCGACAGAGAATGTCCTGTAGATATTAAGCGCGAGCGGTTAGAGGATGAGGATGACCCCATGACTGGTATTCAGAATAATGCTTCCgatagaaatgaaaacaagTCAATGGATACATTGACACCGAAACCGCCGACCCCAGATCCAGAAAAGTCAGCATCAACAGAGACTTCTTTGATACCCCCGATTTCGGGTGTTCAGTGTCCGCTGTGTCTCGAAAGTGGTTTCAGTGAGAAATCAGTCCTGGAGGCCCATTTGATGAACGTGCACAGCGTAACCAGAGACGGCCTCGCCAGACTTCTCCAGCTGGTGGATAGCAAGGCATTGCGAGAAGAGTCACACGAAACCCAATCGGACACAAATAACGCTCAAACAGAACCTAAAGCTCCGCTTGCAGGCGATGCCAGCAGCTCAATTGCGGATCTACCAACTACCGATGATCCTGAATCGACGCCCAATTCCGCCATTTCTATTGGAGTGCCAGTAAGCTCCAGCTCGAGCTCGGTTCCCTCTAGCTCCTCTACCGGCATTCAAGGACTTTCGTGCAAACAGTGCGAGGCCAGCTTCAAGCACGAGGAGCAACTGTTGCAGCACGCTCAGCAAACACATCATTTTCCTCTGCAGAACGGCGAATTTGCGTGCCTAGCCATCAGCCACTCTAGCCGTCCCTGTTACATGAGCTTCTCCGCATTACCGGCTATGATCACCCACTTCAGAGACGCCCACATGAGCTTAGTTATCTCGGAACGACACGTATACAAGTACCGGTGCAAGCAGTGCTCGCTGGCATTCAAGACACAAGAGAAACTAACCACCCATATGATGTACCACAGCATGCGAGACGCCACTAAGTGTTCCCTGTGTCAGCGCAACTTTCGCAGCACGCAGGCCCTACAAAAGCACATGGAGCAGACCCACAATTCAGAGTGTTCAACTGCCACAAGCAACACCAGCCCACGGCCTCCGTCGCCATCGCCTTCTCATGAGATGGACAAAGTGCCTGTTGAATCACACGTTTTCGAAATACGCGGCAGCGATCCTG CCAAAGCAAATGATATATGCAGGCGATCACCGCTAAAGTTGGAATCACAGCACGTAAAGGAATCACATCAGATATCTGCTCCAATGTCGCCATGCTCCCTCGGCCATGAAGCATCACAagcacaacagcaacaacattttgCGGCCCTAACTGCAGCTCTActaaagcagcagcagcagcagcaacagtgcCAGCAAGATATTGTTGGATTATCGAATGAAGCGATTTCTGCGATGGATCTGCAGGTCCAGGCGCAATCTCAGTCCCAGCACGGGGCTTTCGGACCCGGATTGGGAACCGCTGGGATTAATCCTCAATCGTTGCAGGGGCTGCAAAATCTACAAAACCTACAGCATATGCAACAGCAGTTGAGCGCTGCTGCGGCTGCCTCGGGAATGCCCATCAACCCCGTGGATATGCTGAATCTTATGCAGTTTCATCATTTGATGTCGCTGAATTTTATGAACTTGGCTCCACCTCTAATCTTTGGTGGAAATTCGGCTGGCAACACTTCGGCATCCGGGTCTGGAGCTACAGGTCAAAACAATGGCATTCCCACATCTTCTGTGGCGGCAGTGTCGGGCTCCGTTGATCTCCCGCAGTCGGGCAATACTGTTGTACCTGCTGGTGAATCGGGTCCACCACAGGCCCAGCACAGTGGCAACAGCAATGCTCAG CAGCTCAGTAGCAATCAAAAGCGTGCACGCACTCGGATCACAGATGATCAATTGAAAATCCTTCGGGCCCATTTCGACATAAACAATTCACCCAGTGAGGAAAGCATTATGGAGATGTCCCAAAAGGCGAATCTACCGATGAAG GTGGTGAAGCATTGGTTCCGTAACACCTTGTTTAAGGAAAGACAACGTAACAAGGATTCACCGTACAACTTCAATAATCCTCCATCGACTACATTAAATTTGGAGGAGTATGAGCGTACTGGTCAGGCCAAAGTAACGCCGTTAAACGACGTTGGAAGTGCGTCAAGCAGTGTTACCGCTATTTCCACTGGCACACCATCTTTGCCAGCATCGACACCGACGACGACTGGCACTGCTCCCAAGAGCAATCCGGCACCTGGCCCATCCGCGTCACGTCCGGGCTCAACTAACTCCAGTGGCAACATATCCGACTATTTGGCTAATAATTTATGTTTCGGACAATCCGGTGACAAGCAGGATCCCGGTCTAGGCGGTTTGCCATTTCCGTTGGAAGTACAAATAAAAGCGGAGCCGCAGGACGAAAATATAGGAGCCAGCGATTTTTCATTCCAGaagaagcaacaacagcaaccgcaacaactacaacaacagcaacagcagaatCAGCAGCAAGCATTTAATTTTctaaaacagcaacaacagggTGACTCATCAGAGCATGGAACGATGCTCCACGATGCGGAAGGGTTCCATGAACAGCCACTGTCAACATCAGCCGCCGCATCAGTGTCATCTATGTCGGGTATCCAACACTTTCAGTGCCAGCAGCCAATCCAGTCGAATAACTTTGAAACGAAATCGGAAAGTGGCAGCTCCGACGTTATGTCACGACCGCCAACTCCCAATAGCGTTGTGGCGAGTAATCTGTATGGCAGTATGAACGATTTGCTCAGCCAACAGCTGGACAGCATGGGCAGCAATATGGGCCCACCCAAGAAACTACAGATATCGAGCAAGGTTTCATCCGGTGGCTCTGTGTCGGTGGCAATTGCAGGATCGGCGTGCGCACAATTTGAGAATAATTCATCGAACTCATCCAACTCTTCGTCGTCGACATCAGGGGGCAAGCGGGCGAATCGTACCCGTTTCACTGATTACCAAATCAAGGTGTTGCAGGAATTTTTTGAGAACAACTCGTATCCGAAAGACAGCGACTTGGAGTATCTGAGCAAACTTCTGCTTCTGTCGCCCCGTGTGATTGTCGTGTGGTTCCAGAATGCCCGACAGAAACAGCGCAAAATTTACGAAAACCAACCGAATAACTCTCTGTACGAGAACGAAGAGGCAAAGAAACAGAACATTAACTATGCGTGCAAGAAGTGCAACCTGGTGTTCCAACGATACTACGAGCTAATCCGTCACCAAAAGAACCACTGCTTCAAAGAGGAGAACAACAAGAAATCAGCCAAGGCCCAAATCGCGGCCGCTCAAATTGCCCAGAACCTCAGTTCCGAGGACTCAAACTCGTCCATGGATATACATCATGCTGCAGCAGCTGCCGCTGCCGTCAGCTTGGGTACTGGTTCCACGGTGATCTCTGCAGGGTCCCAACAAACGCCACATGGCTCGCAAACTTTTGGAGCCTCGCCGTCGCCGCAGCATTTATTTAGCAAATCGTCGTCACTCACCGATTTCAGCCCATCGACAACTCCCACGCCGCCGCATCGGGAGCGTAGCAACAGCTTGGACcatcagcagcatcagcagcagcaacagcagcaacgtCTTGGCAAGTTTGAATGTGATAAGTGCGACTTGCAATTCAGCCATTTAGAACCACTACGCGAACATCAATTGATGCACCTAATGAATCCTGGCCTATTTGGTTCGGGTGGCGGCGCTGCTAGTCAAGATGCATCTTATGGCCCCTTTGGCAGTATTTTGCAGAGCCTACAGCAGGCCGcacagcatcagcaacaacaacaacagcagcagcaacaacaacaacagcagcagcaacaacaacaacagccccCGCCGGCaaagaaacgaaaatattCGGACAACTCCTCCAATCCGGATGATGCCACTTCCGTGGGTGAGCTCGAGACAGCCCAAAAAAAGTACGATTTTCTATATCAATATTTCATGCAACACGAATCGAATGCTGAGTTGAAGCAACAGTTCCTCATGCAACAGCATCCTCAGGGAGCCGAGTCGGACTTCGAGCTGGAGTTCCTGAGCAATTTCTATCAACAGAGTGAACTGAAAAAGGTCAGCAACtatgattttttatttcaatattatcgCAAAAATGAGGAAACTGTTAATGCGAAGCAGCCACAGCAATTGTTTAGCTCCAGCAAGAAGCCAACGATCGAGTTTCTCCTCCAGTACTATCAACTCAACGAGtcgaaaaagttttttcagTTAGTTGCCTCGCCCCCAGCAATACCTGATGGCTCAGGCTTTCAACCGTCGCCGCAGCTGCCGAACGCGACGGCGGATGAAGCCATGAATGTGGTCGGCAACCAGGAGCTGGAAACGGGACAGGATGAGGACGGGGAGCAGATGCTTCAAAATCATTCAGAGCAGGAGCGGGAGCCAAGCTGCGATGGAAACAGCAAAGACAACTTGGACAAAAACAGTCAAGAGCGGcttaacaataacaacatcaGCCTGAGCTTAAGCGAAAAGCATCACTTTGACGGATTCCGATGCGTCTCGGGACAGTCGCTGGAAAAGCCCGTGATCCCAATATCGATGTCGGCCAGCGATGACGAAAAGGATCGTCAGCGAGTCCAAAAGGCGGATGATAAATCGCAATACTTGCAGAATCTCGAGGACTTTCTCGACGCCAGCATGATCGAGAATAACTCGCAAACGCTTACAttcaacgacgacgacaatgCCAGCCAAAGGGGAGATGTGCTCCCTGTCGCCGCCGTGGCGGCAACTGCCGCTAAGAGCAATACTAACGACGTAGAAAAATCGTCCCTGGACTCCTCTGGTACCCAGCAACTGAATGCTCCAtcgaaacaaaacaaacgttTGCGCACAACCATTCTGCCAGAGCAATTGAACTTCTTGTATGAATGCTATCAAACGGAGTCGAATCCTAGTCGCAAAATGCTTGAAGAAATTTCAAAGAAAGTGAACCTCAAGAAACGAGTTGTCCAG GTCTGGTTCCAGAACTCACGTGCCAAAGACAAAAAATCGCGCAATCAACGCCAATATGCGCATATTTCAGATGAAAACAGCTTTGACGGTTCCGCCGGCAGCAAGGAGCCAAGCCTCAAAGGCAAGTCCCTATCATTCGTGCAGGACCATGACGCCTCCGATCTGCAGGACTGCCAACTGTGCCAGGTGTCGCAGGTCAACATGCAAAAGCATGCCTTCAGTGTGGAGCACATATGTAAGATGAAGGAGCTGCTCGAACAGACCAGCGAGCTGTACGCCaacagtggcagtggcagtggcagcgaCGACAATGATTCTGACCGGGAGAAGCGCTTTTACAGCCTGTCCAAGGCTCTTCTGCTACAACACGTCGTCTCGAATGCGGCTAGTGCGGCTGCCGCCGGAAATGGCCTTGGCAACAATGCGGATTGTATGCCCGATGCCAATTGCCTGCTGGCTTTCGATCaggctgctggtgatcgaaaGGGCCAAGTTCAGCGAGGCAACAAAGATGAGGACGACGAAGAGGTTGCGGAGGCCATTCAGAATGCCGGAGGCAATCGCGAACTTATGCAACAGTTATTTAACCGTAATCATATCACCGGTAAGAGTAACGGTCACTTCTCTCAATATACTTGTAATCTTCCTGACTAA